One Turneriella parva DSM 21527 genomic region harbors:
- a CDS encoding winged helix-turn-helix domain-containing protein produces MKASKSKAPNARELPVHGFTFLTNHSHVLISLAANPGITLREVALKVGITERAVLAIVKDLHEAGVLAIAKNGRRNTYRINRQVHLRHPIEQHKTVGNLLAGILDS; encoded by the coding sequence GTGAAAGCAAGCAAGTCTAAGGCGCCGAATGCCCGCGAACTGCCGGTTCACGGCTTCACTTTTCTGACCAACCACTCGCATGTGCTGATCTCGCTGGCGGCAAATCCCGGTATTACTTTGCGCGAAGTCGCGCTCAAGGTCGGCATTACCGAACGTGCCGTTCTGGCGATTGTCAAAGATCTGCACGAAGCGGGCGTGCTGGCGATTGCGAAAAATGGCCGGCGAAATACGTACCGTATCAACCGCCAGGTGCACCTGCGGCACCCGATCGAACAGCACAAGACCGTCGGCAATCTGCTCGCCGGTATTCTCGATTCTTAA
- a CDS encoding glycosyl hydrolase family 18 protein yields MKKKQVQKPEAEPVAEAEQSEVPESTENNPLARKKKLFLGLSGLAVALLIGVPLALRQAHSNPQVHIEKAPGVDAKKPAEDTGPTGPLKASSWSFDYNVMLQYAHLYDQLHPFIYSLKGRHNNNGELVSSWGHTQKLERVAALRAKNPNLKIIPTIFRWENPGEKINEAIGLGGRTDIRDKHIGIIVKEVETYGYDGIDIDYEGMSCSKKEKFEEFIVKLSGELKARGKLLSVAVHPKTPIDSETVKKKKCGGLKQAIDLDFRENWRGPLTHDYTFLGKHADMVKIMAYELHPRKYRNPGPGPQAPGAWLEEIIEYAGDKIPREKLYMAIPTYGYDWGLNCKAPVKAVYYNDVVRIKGGVHKRVQPTDIGKILDTEKGAKSWRNLTKFREIHEDKIYEDPTLWYKSGGCQRVAFYMDKVAFSEKMALLQKSRIAGFSFWQLTKDNDPEIQDYLSGLRGALK; encoded by the coding sequence GTGAAGAAGAAACAAGTGCAAAAACCCGAAGCAGAGCCAGTCGCCGAGGCTGAGCAAAGCGAGGTGCCTGAAAGTACAGAAAACAATCCGCTTGCGCGAAAGAAAAAACTGTTTCTCGGCCTTTCGGGGCTTGCCGTCGCTTTACTCATTGGCGTGCCGCTTGCTTTGCGCCAGGCCCACAGTAACCCGCAGGTGCATATTGAGAAGGCGCCGGGGGTTGATGCAAAGAAGCCCGCCGAAGACACGGGGCCAACAGGGCCGCTCAAGGCTTCAAGCTGGTCATTCGACTACAATGTGATGCTGCAGTATGCGCATCTTTATGATCAGTTGCACCCATTTATCTATTCTCTCAAGGGCCGGCACAATAACAACGGCGAGCTGGTCTCGAGCTGGGGACATACGCAGAAACTGGAGCGCGTGGCGGCGCTGAGGGCGAAGAATCCCAATCTGAAAATAATCCCCACTATTTTTCGCTGGGAGAACCCAGGTGAAAAAATCAACGAAGCGATCGGTCTCGGCGGCCGAACCGACATACGCGACAAGCACATCGGTATCATCGTCAAAGAGGTTGAGACCTACGGTTACGATGGCATCGACATCGACTACGAAGGCATGTCGTGCAGCAAAAAAGAAAAATTCGAAGAGTTTATCGTGAAACTATCGGGCGAGCTCAAGGCGCGCGGCAAGTTGCTGTCAGTCGCCGTGCACCCGAAGACGCCCATCGACAGTGAAACCGTGAAAAAGAAAAAATGCGGCGGGCTCAAGCAAGCCATCGATCTTGATTTTCGCGAGAACTGGCGCGGGCCGCTGACGCATGACTATACTTTTCTCGGCAAGCATGCAGACATGGTAAAGATCATGGCGTACGAACTGCATCCCCGCAAATACCGCAACCCCGGGCCGGGGCCGCAGGCGCCTGGCGCGTGGCTCGAAGAGATTATCGAATACGCCGGCGACAAAATACCGCGCGAGAAGCTCTACATGGCGATACCGACCTATGGTTATGACTGGGGGCTCAACTGCAAGGCGCCGGTCAAAGCAGTCTATTACAACGACGTGGTGCGCATCAAAGGCGGTGTGCATAAGCGCGTGCAGCCGACCGACATTGGTAAAATTCTCGATACCGAGAAGGGCGCAAAGTCGTGGCGCAACCTCACGAAGTTTCGCGAAATACACGAAGACAAAATTTACGAAGACCCGACACTGTGGTACAAATCGGGGGGCTGCCAGCGGGTAGCCTTCTACATGGACAAAGTTGCTTTCTCAGAAAAGATGGCGCTGCTGCAAAAGAGCCGCATCGCCGGGTTTTCTTTCTGGCAGCTGACAAAAGATAACGACCCTGAGATTCAGGATTACCTGTCAGGGCTGCGCGGCGCGTTGAAATAA